AGGGATTCATCGTCGCCCCGGGCAACCCCAAGGGCATCCGGGGCGTGGCCGAGCTTGCCCGGCCCGGGGTGCGCTTCGTGAACCGGCAAAAGGGCGCGGGGACGCGGATTTTATTTGACCACCATCTGCGCGCAGCAGGCGTTGATCCCGGACAGGTGGCGGGCTACGGCCACGAGGAATTCACGCACATGGCCGTGGCCGTGAACGTGCAGACCGGCGCGGCGGATTGCGGCATGGGGGTCTATTCGGCGGCCAAGGCCCTGTCGCTGGATTTTCTGCCCGTGGCCCGGGAACGCTACGACCTGATCATTCCCCGGGCCTACCTGGACGATCCGAAAATCCAGGCGGTCCTGGCGGTCATCGGCACGGACGAGTTCAAGGCCCGGGTGGCGGCCCTGGGCGGCTACGAGACGCAGCTCACGGGCCGGTTCATGGCCCCGGGCATGGGGCTTGGGGAATAGGCGATAAAGGGGGGCGCGGCCCCGGGACGAAACTTTTCCCGGAGCCTTCTCCATCCGTCACCCGCCATTGACCGCCCCTTGCCCGGGCCTCTATACTCCGACTCCCGACAAACCCTTTCACCCTACCCGGCAGCCCCATGTTCGCCAGCCTCGAAACCCTGCACCCCACTGTCCAGGCCCTACTGGCCGGGTGTTTCACCTGGGGGGTGACTGCGCTTGGCGCGGCCCTGGTCTTTTTCACCAGGACCGTGAACAAGCTTTTGCTCGATCTCATGCTCGGCTTTGCCGGGGGCGTGATGGTCGCGGCCAGCTTCTGGTCGCTTCTGGCCCCGGCCATCGAGATGTCCGACGGGTCGTTTCTTCCGGCCGTGATCGGGTTTCTGGGCGGGGGCCTGTTTTTGCGCTTGGTGGATTATGTCCTGCCCCACCTGCACCTGAACATGCCGCTCAAAAAGGCCGAGGGCATCCACACCACCTGGCGTCGGAGCGTGCTTTTGGTTTTGGCCATCACCCTGCACAACATCCCCGAGGGCCTGGCCGTGGGCGTGGCTTTCGGCGGCGCTGCGGCCGGGCTGCCCTCGGCCTCCCTGGCCGGGGCCGTGGCCCTGGCCCTGGGCATCGGCCTGCAGAACTTCCCCGAGGGGCTGGCTGTGTCCGCTCCCCTTCGCCGGGAGGGCTTTTCCCGCTTCAAAAGCTTCTGGTACGGCCAGATGTCCGGGATCGTGGAACCGGTCTTCGCGGTGATCGGGGCCGCGGTGGTGATGGTGGCTCGCCCGATTCTGCCCTATGCCCTGGCCTTCGCCGCCGGGGCCATGATCTTTGTGGTGGTGGAGGAGGTGGTGCCCGAGTCCCAGGCCGGGGGCAACGCCGACCTGGCCACCCTGGCCTTTCTTGGCGGATTTGCGGTCATGATGGGCCTGGATGTGGGGCTTGGCTGACGGCGCGGCCGCGCGCGCTTTTTCGATGAACGGCCTGCGGCTTTTCGACTTCTGCGCGCGGGGGAATCCTGCAGAATACGGATTGAAGGATTGCGAATCATGGATTGGAAGCTTTTGGCGACAACCTTCGCCACGCTGTTCGTGGCCGAACTGGGCGACAAGACGCAGCTGGCCTGTGTCCTTTTGGCGGCCGACTCCAAAAAGCCCTGGACCGTGTTTCTGGGGTCTTCCCTGGCCCTGGTGTCCGTCAGCCTCATCGGCGTCCTGTTCGCCAGCCTCATCTGCCAGTACATCTCCCCGGTGATCATGAAGAAAGTCGCGGCCGTGGGCTTTGTGATCATGGGCACGCTCATCTACTTCGACAAACTGTGAGGCGGACATGAACGACGACGCCCTGACCCTGGATCTGCGGGACAAATGCTGAGGGCTTGGCATGGAGATAGGTTGGTATCTCCGCTTATCCCGAAGTAAACGGCTGGAATTTCTGACGAAGAAGGATGCTCTGGCGATCCTGGAGGATCAGGTGGCCACGGTGTCCGGCTGGAAGCTTGCGGTGACCGAGGCCGACGATCACCTTGTGGGGGTCTTCACGCGCGTCTAGCATTGCGCCCGGGCGATGCGCGTATCCTGTCTGAACGGTAGACTCTTTTGAACAGCGGTTGTTTTCCAAGAAAAATACGGAGGTTCTTTTCCGGACCCCCGCTTCAGTCCCCCTGCACCAACCCGCTATGATCCAGATCGACCGCCCGCGCCTTGTGAGGCCCACATGATCAGATGGTAGCCCCGGGAGCCGATATTCTGGATGATCTCCTGGTATTTCGAGGCGATGGCTGGCGTTTCTTCCTCTTTTCCCCGTGACATGCGCAAGAACTTGACCTTGCCCAGTTCCTCCCGAATCCCCTCCGGAATGGCGTCAAGCCCGTCGCGTTCCCGCAAAAACAGATAGGTGGTGGGACTTTTCCGGCTTTGGTGAATGGCAAACTGCATGGCGTTCTCCCCAGACCCGCTTAGTCCTTGCCTGTCGCGTCTTCACGCGGCGCAACGAGATCCTGCGTGACGAAATGTCCCAGTTCTGCCTGTCCGTCGCCGGTCAGGACGGCCGTGGAGTCGGTTTCCGTGCTCCCCGTGACCTTGGCCCGGCCAACGGTCAGACCGGCCTCGTTTTGCACGCATACCAAAGCGCCCGGCAAAACCCCGTGATCCCTCCCCAGCCCGAACGATATCTGGAGCCCCTCGGGGGAGCGCTTGATCATATATATTTCGGCTTTTCCTCTTGCGGCCATGTCCCGCTCCATTTTTTTGGCAAGAAAAAAGACCGTCAATCCGCACAGTATCGCCAGCGGAAAAAGGCTGGCTGCGGCGGCGTACGGATGAAATCCCACATAGCGCATGACATAGGCGGCGGCGTTGGCGCGCTTGCTTGGCGCGTCGGCATAGACCCGGAAAGTGAACGTCAGGGCGGCGTGGGGTTTTTCCTCTTTTTCCCCGCGCACGGTCACCATGTACTTTCCGGCTGCGGCGTTTTGCGCCGCAGTGGCCTCGCCCTTCCACATGAAACCGCCCATCCAAAACCCCTTGTATGTCGATTCGGGGCGAAACTGTATGGTCTCAAGCGGTCCTTCAATGATCAGGTCTTTGATATCCGTCGCATCCGGGGGCATGTGGCCGCTTACCACCATGGATTCTCCCGGAAGCAAATCGAAGGTGTTGAATTCCTGCCGCAGTTGCGAGGTCAGTCCGTCGATGACGCACAGGACGATGATGGCCATGCACAGTCCGCCGATCCGGCTCGCAACGTTTCGCAGGGTTCCAACCGTTTTTTCGTTCATGATTGCGTCGATTCCGCCTGGGTCTGTTTTTCGCGCAGAAGCCGCACGGAAACATATCCCGCGATCATGGTGGGCACAAGCATGGAAAAGAAGCTTTTCATGAACGTTGGAGTAAATACGTCGGGGTTGGCTTTGGCCAGATACATGGCCACGCACAGCTCGGCCAGCATCAGGACATCCACCGCGATCACGACGATTTTCTGCCTGGTGTTGAGTTCGTGAGCGGGAAGCTTGTTTTCGTCGTTCATGGCGTCCTCCGTTTTATTTCCCTGTGTGTGGTCCGCCCGGCCAATATCGGCGATGCCGGGCGGACCATTCGAGGGGGGGGTTACTTCTTGAAGATGTCGGTCTTGCTGATGTTCATGAAACGCAGGGCCTTGCCGTCTTCCTTGTAGTAAATGCGCACTTCATCGCCCGCATCCCACTCGGCGTCGGGATACTTCATGAACTCGTCGCCCACCTGCACCACCACATACAGCTTCTGCCGACCGGAATAAATGGTGATGGTCTTCTTGTCCTTGTCCACGGCGGGCAACTTCTTGTCCTTGACCAGGGGATCGTCGCGACCCACGCCGTCCTTTTTCTCGACCAACTTGAACGGGACATGCACGAAGTTCTGGATGGCCCCGTCGTAAAAGGTGATCTCACTCTTTTCCATGTCCAGCTTCATCCGTCCGCCGGCCTTGGGCTCCGGACCCATTTCACTGGGGTCCGTGGGCAGGGAATAGGTCAGAGGCGGCAGATACGAGTAGTCCGGGTTAAGCGTATCTATCTTCTTGTCACGGATGATCGTGACCATCTTTTTTTCCTTGTCAAAGGCCACAACCCGCCCCTGATCCACCTTGCCGTACTCTCCGCAGCCCAGGATGAACATCACCGGGAGGGCGAGGAGCAGGTTCAACCACATGCGTCTCATGGAATCCTCCTTGTCGCTTCTTTGTTGTCCGCGTATCGCCGTCCCGCTAACCCCGGGCCTTCTTGGCCGCGATCTCCCGCTTGGCGCCCTGCACCATCCTGATGGTGATGTAGGCCGACAGGGCCACAACCAGACCGTTGACCAGCCAAACCGCCAGGATATCCGTGGTGGCCTTGGTACCCGCGATGTAGTCCGGGATGAGCTTGAGGACGATGGACACGATGCAGCCGATGACTGCCGTGCCGAAAGCGATACGGATGCCGTAGCCCTTGATGTACTTGGTGGCCACGGAGCCGACCTGGGCGCCCACGGACGCGCCGACCAGCATGATAAGGGCGGCCACGAGCTCGGTGCGGCCCTTATAGGTGAAGGAACCGGCGCCGTAGAGGCCGGAGATCATGACCTCGAAAAGGTCGGTGCCCACAGCCACGTGGGTCGGGCAGCCGAGGAGATAGATCAGGGACGGCATGCGGATAAGTCCGCCGCCGATGCCCAGGATGCCGGCCAGCCAGCCAGTAAGGAAGGACACGAAGATGGGCAGCCAGGCCGAGCAGTAGATGCCCGCGACGTTCAGATGCACCATGGGCGGGATCTTGATCTTGTGCAGGGTCTTGTGCCACTCGATGCCCGTCGCCTTCTCATCCACCTTCTGCCCGGACGCCAGGGCGGCCCGGTCCTTGGCCCGGCGCTTGGCCACGTCGTGGAAGACCAGCCAGGCGATAAAGGTAAGCAGGGCCAGGTACCCATACCGGACGACCTTGTCCACGCTGCCTATCCGCTCCAGCCACATGATCATCTGGGCCCCGACCTCGAAACCCCCGACGGTGCCAACGATCATGATCACGCCGAGCTTGTAGTCCACGTTGCCGAACTTGCCGTGCCGCATGGTGGAAATAAGCGATTTTCCTGCCATGTGCGCGATGTCCGTGCCGATGGCGAAGGCCATGGGGAACCCCAGGATGTTGAGGCCAGGAGTGACCATCCACGCCCCGCCCATCCCGAAGAAGCCGCCGATGATGCCCACGCCCACGCCGAGGATGATAAGCCCCGGCCAGAATATGGTCACGCCCGAAATGGGCATGAGGATGTATAACCAGTCCATTCTGTTGCTCCTTTCCTCTTGTTCTCTCGTTTCCAGATTGGTTTGGCCTGGGGCCGCGCCGTAGTGGATGACGGGTATCGGCCTAGTGTTCCGCCAGATCGCGGGACTTGAGGTCGATGCCGACGAAGTGCATCACGATGTCCGCCAACACGCCGAAGATCACGCCCACGGTGGGGATGATGATGATGGTCAGGATCGTGAAATAGAGGTGGCTCTCGTTGTACAGATTGGACCACCAGGCCATGATGCCGGACAGCTTGCGGGTGTCGGCCACGATGACGATGCCCGCGCCGCCGCCCCCGGCCGCGAACGCGGCCATGGGCATGAGCAGAAACATCGCCGTCACCGCCACGATCATCTTTTTCCACAATGCCTTCATGGAACTCTCCTCCTTGGGGATTGCAAACCGAAACGCCTACCGCACCACCAAAACCGAGCACGGAGCATGCGCCACCACCTTGGAGGCCACGCTGCCGATCAGAAATCTGTCCAGCCCCTTCTTGGTCCGGTTCCCAACGACCAGAAGGTCAATTTTATTGTCCTCGGCCATCTTGACGAGCAGATCCGCCGGGGAGACCCCCTGCTCCAAAAGCACCTTGGCCTCGACGCCCAGTTCCTTGGCCTTGGCCGCATACTTCGCCGCACCGACCTTGGCTGCTGCCAGGCTCTTCTCCGTAATGTTCGCCGACTCGCCCAGGTAGTCGCCGATATCCAAGAAGTCCTCGGCCACCACGGCGATGGTCAATTCGCCGCCGCTTTGCTTGGCAATCTCCACTGCTTTTTCCAGAATGCCCGCCGCGTGCCCGGAGAGATCAAGAGCCGCCATAATCTTCATCGTAAGCCCCTCCTGTATGAGTTTTTCCCGCCAACCGCTGGTGCGGATCGCAAACGCTGCCCCTTTATGAGCAACCTCTGTGCCACTTTTTTCACCACACTGATTTTACTGACTTTTAATAGCGCAAACCAAATCCCACTTGACAATCACGCCGAGCTTTGCGCAATAAGACCCTGGGTTGGCGCACATTGCGCCCATGACGCAACCGGCCATTGCCCGGAATTCCGGGGAGTTCGACAAACGCGCCAAAGGAGGCGGCCTCCATGCGCTTTCTGCGATATGAGGACAGTGAACCTGCGGCCCAGGCGTCGGCCTTTCTCTCCGACTGGAGCATCAGAAAAAAACTCCTGGTGACCATGATCCCGGCCGTGGTGTGCATCCTGGTGGTCACCGGCTATGCCAGCCATCTCCTTTTCACCCACTATTTCTCCATCGCCCTGGAGCGCAACGCCATCGTCCTGACCATGGCCCAGGCTCACGAAATCGAATCCCTGTTCGCCACCTGCCGCAACGAACTGTCCATCCTGGCCACAAAACACCTGGACAAGGCCTCGCTGGCCGAGTTCCTCAAAAGCCGCAACACGGTCTACGGCGGACGCTACCGGGAGGTGGTCTTTGCCGGGGTGGACCCCAGGGAACAGATCTATCTGCTCTGCAACCAGGGCGAACTCGTGGACATCCCCGTGGAATCGGCCGCGCTGATGAAAAACAGCCCCCTGATCATTCCCAAACGGGCCGGGGAGATGCAGCCGGGGGACGTCCTGCCGAGCGGTCCCATCGACCTGTTTTTCCCGCCCACGGTCAGCCTGCCGGGCGTTGGCAACCTGAGCCTGAGCGTCTTCCGGTTTTTCACCCCGGTGGTCAACCCGGACGGCGCCCTGCGCGGCTACCTGGTCCTGTCTCTGGACGCCCACGTCGCGCGCAACATCCTGTCGCTTTTCACTTCGCCCAAGTCGCCGCTCTACGGATTCCCGCGGGCCGCCGAAAACCGCTACAGCTTTTATTTCGACGACAAGGGCTGGATCCTCTTCCAATCCGAAAATGCGGACGAGCAGGACAAGGAGCTCTCTGTGGAATTGGCCAGGGCCGGACTCATCGGGGACCAGGGCCGCACCGGCTTCGAGGCCGGGTTCCGGCCTTCCCCGCAGCACCAGGAATACTGGCGGATGATGGAGGAGATTCGCGCCGGGCGCTCCGGGCTGGGCAGCGCCTTTGCGGAATTTTTCAATTCCAAATCCGTGGCCAGCGAACAATTTCTCGGTTTTGCCCCGGTGCGTTTCCCGGTAAAGACCGATGAACCCGGCGAGGTGATCGGCGGCATCATCTATGTGGACCGCAGCCTGCTACCCCGGGCCGCCGAATTCGGCCAGTTCAACGTCATGTTCGGCATCGGCGTGGCCTCCATGCTGGCCGTCTCGCTGCTCATTTATTTCCTCAGCCGGATCATCACCCGTCCCATCCTGCGGTTGGCCACAGAGGTCACGGCCATGCACGACGAAGGGCGGCTGCGGCGCATGGAGCTCCCCGAAAGCGACCACGAAACCTCTGTGCTCAAACGGTCCATCAATGACCTGATCGCCTCTTTGACCGCCAAGGACCAGGAGATACGGCGCAAGGAGGAATACCTGCGCACCGTGCAATCCCGTGAGACCGTGCGCCTGGACGGCGGTGCGCTGCTCGGCAAGGCGGGCGACATCCTGGGGTCCAGCCCGCCGATCACCGCCCTCTTGTCGCTGATCAGCAAGACCGCCGCCGCCGATGCCGACGTGCTGGTGGTGGGCGAGACGGGGACCGGCAAGGAACTGACGGCCGAGGCCATCCACAAGCAAAGCGCCAGGTCCGGCAAGCCGTTTATCTCCATCAACTGCGGCGCGCTGGATGAAAACCTGCTCATGGACGCCATCTTCGGCCACGTCAAAGGGGCCTTCTCCGAGGC
Above is a genomic segment from Desulfolutivibrio sulfodismutans DSM 3696 containing:
- a CDS encoding ZIP family metal transporter; its protein translation is MFASLETLHPTVQALLAGCFTWGVTALGAALVFFTRTVNKLLLDLMLGFAGGVMVAASFWSLLAPAIEMSDGSFLPAVIGFLGGGLFLRLVDYVLPHLHLNMPLKKAEGIHTTWRRSVLLVLAITLHNIPEGLAVGVAFGGAAAGLPSASLAGAVALALGIGLQNFPEGLAVSAPLRREGFSRFKSFWYGQMSGIVEPVFAVIGAAVVMVARPILPYALAFAAGAMIFVVVEEVVPESQAGGNADLATLAFLGGFAVMMGLDVGLG
- a CDS encoding TMEM165/GDT1 family protein, which codes for MDWKLLATTFATLFVAELGDKTQLACVLLAADSKKPWTVFLGSSLALVSVSLIGVLFASLICQYISPVIMKKVAAVGFVIMGTLIYFDKL
- a CDS encoding YcgL domain-containing protein — protein: MQFAIHQSRKSPTTYLFLRERDGLDAIPEGIREELGKVKFLRMSRGKEEETPAIASKYQEIIQNIGSRGYHLIMWASQGAGGRSGS
- a CDS encoding DUF4881 domain-containing protein, whose translation is MRRMWLNLLLALPVMFILGCGEYGKVDQGRVVAFDKEKKMVTIIRDKKIDTLNPDYSYLPPLTYSLPTDPSEMGPEPKAGGRMKLDMEKSEITFYDGAIQNFVHVPFKLVEKKDGVGRDDPLVKDKKLPAVDKDKKTITIYSGRQKLYVVVQVGDEFMKYPDAEWDAGDEVRIYYKEDGKALRFMNISKTDIFKK
- a CDS encoding sulfite exporter TauE/SafE family protein, which translates into the protein MDWLYILMPISGVTIFWPGLIILGVGVGIIGGFFGMGGAWMVTPGLNILGFPMAFAIGTDIAHMAGKSLISTMRHGKFGNVDYKLGVIMIVGTVGGFEVGAQMIMWLERIGSVDKVVRYGYLALLTFIAWLVFHDVAKRRAKDRAALASGQKVDEKATGIEWHKTLHKIKIPPMVHLNVAGIYCSAWLPIFVSFLTGWLAGILGIGGGLIRMPSLIYLLGCPTHVAVGTDLFEVMISGLYGAGSFTYKGRTELVAALIMLVGASVGAQVGSVATKYIKGYGIRIAFGTAVIGCIVSIVLKLIPDYIAGTKATTDILAVWLVNGLVVALSAYITIRMVQGAKREIAAKKARG
- a CDS encoding DVU0150 family protein, translating into MKALWKKMIVAVTAMFLLMPMAAFAAGGGGAGIVIVADTRKLSGIMAWWSNLYNESHLYFTILTIIIIPTVGVIFGVLADIVMHFVGIDLKSRDLAEH
- a CDS encoding universal stress protein, which encodes MKIMAALDLSGHAAGILEKAVEIAKQSGGELTIAVVAEDFLDIGDYLGESANITEKSLAAAKVGAAKYAAKAKELGVEAKVLLEQGVSPADLLVKMAEDNKIDLLVVGNRTKKGLDRFLIGSVASKVVAHAPCSVLVVR
- a CDS encoding sigma 54-interacting transcriptional regulator: MRFLRYEDSEPAAQASAFLSDWSIRKKLLVTMIPAVVCILVVTGYASHLLFTHYFSIALERNAIVLTMAQAHEIESLFATCRNELSILATKHLDKASLAEFLKSRNTVYGGRYREVVFAGVDPREQIYLLCNQGELVDIPVESAALMKNSPLIIPKRAGEMQPGDVLPSGPIDLFFPPTVSLPGVGNLSLSVFRFFTPVVNPDGALRGYLVLSLDAHVARNILSLFTSPKSPLYGFPRAAENRYSFYFDDKGWILFQSENADEQDKELSVELARAGLIGDQGRTGFEAGFRPSPQHQEYWRMMEEIRAGRSGLGSAFAEFFNSKSVASEQFLGFAPVRFPVKTDEPGEVIGGIIYVDRSLLPRAAEFGQFNVMFGIGVASMLAVSLLIYFLSRIITRPILRLATEVTAMHDEGRLRRMELPESDHETSVLKRSINDLIASLTAKDQEIRRKEEYLRTVQSRETVRLDGGALLGKAGDILGSSPPITALLSLISKTAAADADVLVVGETGTGKELTAEAIHKQSARSGKPFISINCGALDENLLMDAIFGHVKGAFSEAKSDRKGAFLAADGGTLHLDEIGNASVKVQQSLLRALSVRRIRPLGSDTEIDFDARVIAATNVNLKEKVQKGEFREDLYYRLQVLTISTPPLRERMEDIPILAGHFLRQAAGFTGKGEAHLSRGALEKLMRHDWPGNVRELKNCLTRAVALAEREVIYAEDIKFGDECPRLLPDDVEESAAPGFFAADAPTGGHDAFPEAISDSPPREAVTPPPAAPPRNPDSTPAPTSGGRLAEQGLNPRQRKALAGLGHLAAISRQDYQDAAGSDVPDRTAQHDLKELVEKGFLHKSGRGPSTRYHLAKGRTDLA